In the Prosthecomicrobium sp. N25 genome, one interval contains:
- a CDS encoding class I SAM-dependent methyltransferase — MSGAPRDLARFVRDNTRVSAPPHVPEIRLHLADEAVDLWHRTEAELEALGLPLPFWAFAWAGGQALARYLLDRPGTVAGRRVMVFAGGSGLEAIGAARAGAARVLATDIDPFALVAMRLNAEENGVAFEISDADLVGTSLDGFDLLLLGDVFYERPMADRVAAWARAEAAAGRTVLVGDPGRSYLPRQDLDALAEYRVPTPRALEDADVKRTVVWRVRA, encoded by the coding sequence TTGAGCGGCGCCCCGCGCGACCTCGCCCGCTTCGTCCGCGACAACACCCGCGTCTCCGCCCCGCCGCACGTCCCCGAGATCCGACTCCATCTCGCCGACGAGGCCGTGGACCTCTGGCACAGGACGGAGGCCGAGCTCGAGGCGCTCGGCCTGCCGCTGCCCTTCTGGGCCTTCGCCTGGGCCGGGGGCCAGGCGCTCGCGCGCTACCTCCTCGACCGGCCCGGGACGGTCGCGGGCCGGCGGGTGATGGTCTTCGCCGGCGGCTCCGGCCTGGAGGCGATCGGCGCCGCCAGGGCCGGCGCGGCCCGTGTCCTGGCCACGGACATCGATCCCTTCGCGCTCGTCGCCATGCGTCTCAATGCCGAGGAGAACGGGGTCGCCTTCGAGATCTCGGACGCGGACCTCGTCGGCACGAGCCTCGACGGCTTCGACCTGCTCTTGCTCGGCGACGTCTTCTACGAGCGCCCGATGGCGGACCGCGTCGCCGCCTGGGCGCGCGCCGAGGCCGCGGCCGGGCGCACCGTGCTCGTCGGCGACCCGGGCCGCAGCTACCTGCCCCGGCAGGACCTGGACGCCCTCGCCGAGTACCGCGTGCCGACCCCCCGGGCGCTCGAGGACGCCGACGTGAAACGGACGGTGGTGTGGCGGGTGCGCGCCTGA
- a CDS encoding uroporphyrinogen-III synthase: MRLLVTRPEPEASRTAEALRARGHEAIIAPALEIVADRSVPLPAEGVQAVVATSANAPAALAGRPDATPLLHLPFLAVGGATARAARRAGFDRVVSADGAVGDLAATVARSVSPEGGALLYVAGRDRTGDLEGLLERAGFAVRLAEVYRAEPARVPPAEARAALLANRVDGVLIFSKRSAETVVSWLTELRAGGNPVHVAVHAISEAAAEPFLRAGFERVRVAARPNSEALFESLERND, translated from the coding sequence ATGCGGCTCCTCGTCACCCGGCCGGAGCCCGAGGCATCGCGGACCGCCGAGGCCCTGCGGGCCCGCGGCCACGAGGCGATCATCGCGCCGGCGCTCGAGATCGTGGCCGACCGGTCGGTGCCGCTGCCGGCCGAGGGCGTCCAGGCGGTCGTGGCCACCAGCGCGAACGCGCCGGCGGCGCTGGCCGGCCGGCCGGATGCCACGCCGCTTCTCCATCTTCCCTTCCTGGCCGTCGGCGGCGCGACCGCTCGGGCGGCCCGGCGCGCTGGTTTCGACCGGGTCGTGTCGGCGGACGGCGCCGTCGGGGACCTCGCCGCGACGGTCGCCAGGTCGGTCTCGCCCGAGGGGGGGGCGCTCCTGTACGTGGCGGGCCGGGACCGCACCGGCGACCTGGAGGGGCTGTTGGAGAGGGCCGGGTTCGCGGTTCGGCTGGCGGAGGTCTACAGGGCCGAGCCGGCCCGCGTCCCACCCGCCGAGGCCAGGGCCGCGCTCCTCGCCAACCGCGTCGACGGGGTGCTCATCTTCTCGAAACGGAGCGCCGAGACCGTAGTAAGTTGGCTGACTGAGTTGCGAGCCGGCGGAAATCCGGTGCATGTTGCCGTCCATGCCATCTCGGAGGCCGCCGCGGAGCCCTTTCTCCGCGCGGGTTTCGAGCGGGTTCGGGTGGCGGCCCGGCCGAATTCGGAAGCCCTTTTCGAGAGTCTCGAAAGGAACGATTGA
- the tsaD gene encoding tRNA (adenosine(37)-N6)-threonylcarbamoyltransferase complex transferase subunit TsaD, giving the protein MLILGIETSCDETAAAVVERTPDGRGRILSNVVHSQLDDHAAFGGVVPEIAARAHVEALDGIVARALAEAGVGLERLDGVAATAGPGLIGGVLVGLLTAKAIALAEGLPLLAINHLEGHALTARLTDGIGFPYLLLLVSGGHTQFVAVEALGRYRRLGTTIDDALGEAFDKTAKLLGLPYPGGPAVERAAAEGDPARFALPRPLLGRDSLDFSFSGLKTAVRQAAQSVAPLTPRDVADVAAGFQAAVTEVVAEKARRALKVFRADTGVPEPTLVVAGGVAANRAIGAALRDAVAAAGGRLAVPPPRLCTDNGAMIAWAGAERLAAGLVDGLDAPARARWPLDPGAAPKLGSGQHGAKA; this is encoded by the coding sequence ATGCTGATCCTCGGCATCGAGACCAGCTGCGACGAGACCGCCGCCGCCGTGGTGGAGCGTACGCCGGACGGACGCGGTCGCATCCTGTCGAACGTCGTCCACTCCCAGCTCGACGACCATGCCGCCTTCGGCGGCGTGGTGCCCGAGATCGCCGCCCGCGCCCACGTGGAGGCGCTCGACGGCATCGTGGCCCGCGCGCTCGCGGAGGCCGGGGTCGGGCTCGAGCGCCTCGACGGTGTCGCCGCGACCGCCGGGCCGGGCCTGATCGGCGGGGTGCTGGTCGGGCTCCTGACCGCCAAGGCGATCGCGCTCGCCGAGGGCCTGCCGCTCCTCGCCATCAACCACCTGGAGGGGCACGCCCTGACGGCGCGCCTGACGGACGGCATCGGCTTCCCGTACCTCCTGCTGCTCGTCTCCGGCGGCCATACCCAGTTTGTCGCCGTCGAGGCCCTCGGCCGCTATCGCCGGCTCGGCACCACCATCGACGACGCGCTCGGCGAGGCCTTCGACAAGACCGCCAAGCTCCTCGGCCTGCCCTATCCCGGCGGCCCCGCGGTCGAGCGCGCGGCCGCGGAGGGCGATCCGGCGCGCTTCGCCCTGCCGCGCCCGCTTCTCGGCCGGGACAGCCTGGATTTCTCCTTCTCGGGCCTGAAGACGGCCGTGCGCCAGGCCGCGCAGTCGGTCGCCCCGCTGACCCCCCGCGACGTCGCCGACGTCGCCGCCGGCTTCCAGGCGGCCGTCACGGAGGTCGTCGCCGAGAAGGCGCGACGGGCCCTGAAGGTCTTCCGGGCCGACACGGGCGTGCCGGAGCCGACCCTGGTGGTCGCCGGCGGCGTCGCCGCCAACCGGGCGATCGGGGCCGCGCTGCGCGACGCCGTCGCGGCTGCGGGCGGGCGCCTCGCCGTGCCGCCCCCGCGCCTCTGCACCGACAACGGCGCCATGATCGCCTGGGCGGGCGCCGAACGCCTCGCCGCCGGCCTCGTCGACGGGCTCGACGCGCCGGCCCGCGCCCGCTGGCCGCTCGACCCCGGCGCCGCCCCGAAGCTCGGCTCGGGCCAGCACGGAGCCAAGGCATGA
- a CDS encoding heme biosynthesis protein HemY yields the protein MIRLLVFLGFLLALAFGFSWLADNPGELTLVWGGRELRTGTMVLAIGLVAFVIAILAVWSILNGVIRAPKSVGSFFSRRRRERGWRALSNGMIAVGAGDPQTAGRLAGEARRVLGDEPLALLLEAQAAQLSGDRAAAHEAFERMLETPETKLLGLRGLYVEAGRYGDAAAARHFADEANTLAPRLAWAGQALLEFQSQERDWEGALSTLDRNARNKIADKPQTKRLRAVILTARALELELGDPDTARNLALEAHGLAPDLVPAAVLAGRLLTRANDIKRASRVLEATWKLSPHPELAEAYAHVRSGDSAQDRLSRIKDLIRVRAHHPECAFALARGELDARNFAAARAALKPVMSPAPTRRACLLMAEIEECEHGASGRVRGWLTRAVRAPRDPAWIADGYVSDHWMPVSPVSGRVDAFEWRVPPEELAAPISDRIDDAEEAFEESGTLIPLESAHPAAKPAAPAEPPPVSPPAPVAEELAKPVAAAPAAEPAPAAPAALAPAPSGIPASTLPTQPPAADKVVVLPKGGDGAAQRSSSYVFRSAPDDPGPDTAEGHEADEPSKRFRLFS from the coding sequence ATGATCCGCCTGCTCGTCTTCCTCGGATTCCTCCTGGCGCTCGCCTTCGGATTCTCGTGGCTCGCCGACAACCCCGGGGAGCTCACGCTCGTCTGGGGCGGGCGCGAGCTGAGGACCGGCACCATGGTGCTGGCCATCGGCCTGGTCGCCTTCGTGATCGCCATCCTGGCGGTCTGGTCGATCCTCAACGGGGTCATCCGGGCGCCGAAGTCGGTCGGCTCCTTCTTCAGCCGGCGTCGGCGGGAGCGGGGCTGGCGGGCGCTGTCGAACGGCATGATCGCGGTCGGGGCCGGCGACCCGCAGACCGCCGGCCGGCTCGCCGGGGAGGCGCGCCGGGTGCTCGGGGACGAGCCCCTCGCGCTTCTCCTCGAGGCGCAGGCGGCGCAGCTTTCGGGCGACCGGGCGGCGGCGCACGAGGCCTTCGAACGCATGCTCGAGACGCCCGAAACCAAGCTCCTCGGCCTGCGCGGGCTCTACGTGGAGGCGGGCCGCTACGGAGACGCCGCGGCCGCGCGGCATTTCGCCGACGAGGCCAACACGCTGGCGCCGCGGCTCGCCTGGGCCGGCCAGGCGCTGCTCGAGTTCCAGTCGCAGGAACGGGACTGGGAGGGGGCGCTGTCGACCCTCGACCGGAACGCCCGCAACAAGATCGCCGACAAGCCGCAGACGAAGCGGCTCCGGGCGGTGATCCTGACGGCCCGTGCCCTGGAGCTGGAGCTCGGCGACCCCGATACGGCGCGCAACCTCGCCCTCGAGGCGCACGGGCTGGCGCCCGACCTCGTGCCCGCCGCCGTGCTGGCCGGCAGGCTCCTGACGCGGGCGAACGACATCAAGCGGGCCTCGCGAGTGCTGGAGGCGACCTGGAAGCTCTCGCCGCACCCGGAGCTCGCGGAGGCCTATGCGCATGTCCGGTCCGGCGACAGCGCTCAGGACCGGCTGAGCCGGATCAAGGATCTCATCCGGGTGCGCGCGCACCATCCCGAATGCGCCTTCGCGCTCGCCCGCGGCGAGCTCGACGCGCGCAATTTCGCGGCGGCGCGGGCCGCCCTGAAGCCGGTGATGTCGCCGGCGCCGACGCGACGCGCCTGCCTGCTGATGGCCGAGATCGAGGAATGCGAGCACGGGGCCTCCGGACGGGTCCGGGGCTGGCTGACGCGCGCGGTCCGTGCCCCCCGCGATCCGGCCTGGATCGCCGACGGCTACGTGTCCGACCACTGGATGCCGGTCTCGCCGGTCTCCGGGCGGGTCGACGCCTTCGAGTGGCGTGTGCCTCCGGAGGAACTCGCAGCCCCGATCAGCGACCGCATCGACGATGCCGAGGAGGCCTTCGAGGAGAGCGGCACGCTGATCCCCCTGGAGAGCGCCCACCCTGCGGCGAAGCCGGCCGCGCCGGCCGAACCGCCTCCGGTCTCCCCGCCGGCTCCGGTCGCCGAGGAACTCGCGAAGCCCGTGGCCGCGGCCCCGGCGGCCGAACCCGCGCCGGCGGCGCCGGCCGCCCTGGCTCCGGCGCCCTCCGGCATCCCGGCGTCGACGCTGCCCACGCAGCCCCCCGCTGCCGACAAGGTCGTGGTCCTGCCGAAGGGCGGGGACGGCGCCGCGCAGCGGTCGTCGTCCTACGTGTTCCGCTCCGCGCCGGACGATCCCGGGCCCGACACCGCCGAGGGACACGAGGCGGACGAACCGAGCAAGCGGTTCCGGCTGTTCTCCTGA
- a CDS encoding NAD(P)H-dependent glycerol-3-phosphate dehydrogenase, translating into MSGPFDVAVLGGGAWGTALALVAARAGRRTILWARDPAVAAAVAGTGENPRYLPGLALSPRFAATADLAACAGAPLLVSAVPAQATRAALAAARPHVAAGTIVVVAAKGIERGTDALMTDVVAAELPGTRPAILSGPSFAEDVARGLPTALTVAAAEADIAERIAAALVSPSFRPYASTDLVGVQVGGALKNVLAIASGIVVGRGLGASAQAALTARGFAELSRLGRALGARSETLMGLSGLGDLVLSATSRQSRNFSLGLGIGEGRSLADLTGAGAKLAEGAFTAAVALDLAARHAVDVPITAAVAAVLAGTLSVDAAVESLMTRPLKREEA; encoded by the coding sequence ATGAGCGGACCCTTCGACGTGGCCGTCCTCGGCGGCGGCGCCTGGGGCACCGCCCTGGCGCTGGTCGCCGCCCGGGCCGGCCGGCGCACGATCCTGTGGGCCCGGGACCCGGCCGTGGCCGCCGCCGTCGCCGGGACCGGAGAAAACCCCCGCTACCTGCCCGGCCTCGCCCTGTCGCCGCGGTTCGCCGCCACCGCCGACCTCGCCGCCTGCGCGGGCGCCCCGCTGCTCGTCTCCGCCGTGCCCGCGCAGGCGACGCGCGCCGCCCTGGCCGCGGCGCGGCCGCATGTCGCAGCCGGCACCATCGTGGTGGTCGCCGCCAAGGGGATCGAGCGCGGCACCGACGCCCTGATGACCGACGTGGTGGCCGCCGAGCTACCCGGCACTCGCCCGGCGATCCTGTCGGGCCCGAGCTTCGCCGAGGACGTCGCGCGCGGCCTGCCGACCGCCCTGACCGTCGCGGCCGCGGAGGCCGACATCGCCGAGCGGATCGCCGCGGCGCTCGTCTCCCCCTCCTTCCGCCCCTATGCCTCCACCGATCTCGTCGGCGTGCAGGTCGGCGGCGCGCTCAAGAACGTCCTCGCTATCGCGTCCGGGATCGTGGTCGGCCGCGGCCTCGGCGCCAGCGCCCAGGCCGCCCTGACCGCGCGCGGCTTCGCCGAGCTCTCCCGTCTCGGCCGCGCCCTCGGGGCCCGTTCCGAGACCCTGATGGGCCTGTCCGGCCTCGGGGACCTCGTCCTCTCGGCGACCTCCCGCCAGTCCCGCAACTTCTCGCTGGGCCTTGGGATCGGCGAAGGCCGCTCCCTCGCGGACCTGACCGGCGCCGGCGCCAAGCTCGCCGAGGGCGCCTTCACGGCCGCGGTCGCCCTCGACCTGGCGGCGCGGCACGCCGTCGACGTACCGATCACCGCGGCGGTGGCGGCCGTGCTCGCCGGCACGCTCTCGGTCGACGCCGCCGTGGAGAGCCTGATGACCCGCCCCCTCAAGCGCGAGGAAGCCTGA
- a CDS encoding EVE domain-containing protein codes for MPHWLYKSEPEVWSWDDQFAAGPDGTFWDGVRNHLANNHMKAMQVGERGFFYHSNDGKAVVGIVEVVKPWAPDPKDETGRFGAVTLKAVAPLPSPVGLAAIKADRRLGEMVLVKNSRLSVQPVTDAEWAAVLDLGGSPGG; via the coding sequence ATGCCGCACTGGCTCTACAAGTCCGAGCCCGAGGTCTGGTCCTGGGACGACCAGTTCGCCGCGGGCCCGGACGGCACCTTCTGGGACGGCGTCCGCAACCACCTCGCCAACAACCACATGAAGGCCATGCAGGTCGGCGAGCGCGGGTTCTTCTACCATTCCAACGACGGCAAGGCCGTGGTCGGCATCGTCGAGGTGGTGAAGCCCTGGGCGCCCGACCCCAAGGACGAGACCGGCCGTTTCGGCGCCGTGACCCTCAAGGCCGTCGCGCCGCTGCCGAGCCCCGTCGGCCTCGCGGCCATCAAGGCCGACCGTCGGCTCGGCGAGATGGTGCTGGTCAAGAACTCGCGCCTCTCCGTCCAGCCCGTGACCGACGCCGAGTGGGCCGCCGTCCTCGACCTCGGCGGGAGCCCCGGCGGTTGA
- the hemC gene encoding hydroxymethylbilane synthase has product MQTKPWRIGTRGSALALAQAYETRLRLMKATGAPESAFEIAVIKTSGDRILDRPLSEVGGKGLFTKEIEEALLDGSIDLAVHSSKDMPTVLPDGLAITAFLPREDVRDAFVSEKAASLADLPAGARVGTSSLRRRAMVKRLRPDLEVVEFRGNVQTRLSKLRDGVADATLLACAGLRRLGLAHLAEKAIPVEDFLPAVGQGAICIESRAGDAAVDALVAHLHDAQTGTALVAERAFLAVLDGSCRTPIGGLARIEGDRLRFDGLILKTDGSEWHVVRREGPAADAAAIGAEAGRILKEAGGPDFFSAPH; this is encoded by the coding sequence GTGCAAACGAAACCGTGGCGCATCGGCACGCGCGGCAGCGCCTTGGCGCTTGCGCAGGCCTACGAGACGCGGCTCCGCCTGATGAAGGCGACGGGCGCGCCGGAATCCGCCTTCGAGATCGCCGTCATCAAGACGTCCGGCGACCGCATCCTGGACCGGCCCCTCTCGGAGGTGGGCGGCAAGGGGCTCTTCACGAAGGAGATCGAGGAGGCCCTGCTCGACGGGTCCATCGACCTCGCGGTGCATTCCTCGAAGGACATGCCCACGGTTCTGCCCGACGGGCTCGCCATCACGGCCTTCCTGCCGCGTGAGGACGTGCGCGACGCCTTCGTGTCGGAAAAGGCGGCCTCGCTGGCCGACCTCCCCGCGGGCGCCCGCGTCGGAACCTCCTCGCTCCGGCGGCGGGCGATGGTGAAGCGGCTCAGGCCGGACCTCGAGGTCGTGGAATTCCGCGGCAACGTCCAGACGCGGCTCTCCAAGCTGCGCGACGGTGTGGCGGACGCCACGCTGCTCGCCTGCGCGGGCCTCAGGCGGCTCGGCCTCGCGCATCTGGCCGAGAAGGCCATCCCGGTCGAGGATTTCCTGCCCGCGGTCGGGCAGGGGGCGATCTGCATCGAGAGCCGGGCCGGCGACGCGGCCGTTGACGCGCTGGTGGCGCACCTGCACGACGCCCAGACCGGCACGGCGCTCGTCGCCGAGCGGGCGTTCCTGGCGGTGCTGGACGGGTCGTGTCGCACGCCGATCGGCGGGCTCGCGCGCATCGAGGGCGACCGGCTGCGCTTCGACGGGCTGATCCTGAAGACGGACGGGTCGGAGTGGCATGTGGTCCGCCGCGAGGGTCCGGCCGCGGACGCGGCGGCGATCGGCGCGGAGGCGGGCCGGATCCTCAAGGAGGCCGGCGGGCCGGACTTCTTCTCCGCGCCCCATTGA
- a CDS encoding YciI family protein, giving the protein MLYLAICRDKPGHLHVRTATRDTHVAWLKSLGTALKIAGPFLDDAGEEMRGSLVVIEADSLDAARAVFAQDPYKAAGLFETVEVKPWRWTLGAPA; this is encoded by the coding sequence ATGCTCTATCTCGCCATCTGCCGCGACAAGCCCGGACACCTGCACGTCCGCACCGCCACGCGCGACACCCACGTGGCCTGGCTGAAGAGCCTCGGCACCGCCCTGAAGATCGCCGGTCCCTTCCTGGACGACGCCGGCGAGGAGATGCGCGGGTCGCTGGTGGTGATCGAGGCCGACAGTCTGGACGCCGCCAGGGCCGTCTTCGCGCAGGATCCCTACAAGGCCGCCGGCCTCTTCGAAACCGTCGAGGTGAAGCCCTGGCGCTGGACCCTCGGCGCCCCCGCCTGA
- a CDS encoding TRAP transporter substrate-binding protein, with protein MTLKVVGGLAGIRQYSEFEEPFWRVEMPARTDGRVRAIIHPFDGSGLRGQEMLQLMRLGVVPFGTAILSMAAADEPELAMADLPALNPDLESLRTTVSLYRPRLKRLLAERYGIELLGVYTYPAQVLYCTGAFDGLGDLAGRRIRTSSAAQSDMMAALGAVPVILPFAEIVPSLRRKVVDCAVTGTLSGNEIGLYEATSHIHAMAISWGLSIFGANLSAWDGLPPDVRGAVRSGVEELERRIWAAAESDTTLGFACNAGWPSCTTARRGRMTIVPGRATDDEKRRRLLQDTVLPRWIDRCGADCVQAWNETLALNSGIRVWLDRASDAARTEPVRLRSELPRVP; from the coding sequence GTGACCTTGAAGGTCGTCGGCGGCCTGGCCGGAATCCGGCAATATTCGGAGTTCGAAGAACCGTTCTGGCGGGTCGAGATGCCGGCCCGCACGGACGGTCGCGTCCGCGCGATCATCCACCCGTTCGACGGCAGCGGGCTGAGAGGGCAGGAGATGCTCCAGCTCATGCGCCTTGGCGTGGTGCCGTTCGGGACCGCGATCCTCAGCATGGCGGCGGCCGACGAGCCGGAACTGGCGATGGCCGACCTGCCGGCGCTCAATCCGGACCTCGAATCCCTGCGGACCACCGTCTCCCTGTACCGGCCCCGGCTGAAGCGGCTCCTGGCGGAGCGCTACGGCATCGAACTCCTGGGCGTCTACACCTATCCGGCGCAGGTGCTCTACTGCACCGGCGCCTTCGACGGCCTCGGGGATCTGGCAGGCCGGCGCATCCGGACCTCCTCGGCCGCGCAGTCCGACATGATGGCGGCGCTCGGCGCCGTCCCGGTCATCCTCCCCTTCGCGGAGATCGTCCCGAGCCTCCGGCGCAAGGTCGTGGACTGCGCGGTGACCGGCACGCTCAGCGGCAACGAGATCGGCCTCTACGAGGCGACGAGCCACATCCACGCCATGGCGATCAGCTGGGGGCTGTCGATCTTCGGGGCGAACCTGTCGGCCTGGGACGGGCTACCGCCGGACGTGCGCGGGGCGGTGCGGTCCGGCGTCGAGGAGCTCGAGCGGCGGATCTGGGCCGCCGCGGAGAGCGATACGACCCTCGGCTTCGCGTGCAATGCCGGCTGGCCGTCCTGCACGACGGCCCGGCGCGGCCGCATGACCATCGTGCCGGGGCGGGCGACGGACGACGAGAAGCGTCGGCGGCTCCTGCAGGACACCGTCCTGCCGCGCTGGATCGACCGCTGCGGCGCCGATTGCGTGCAGGCCTGGAACGAGACCCTGGCGCTCAACAGCGGCATCCGGGTCTGGCTGGACCGCGCCTCGGACGCCGCCAGGACCGAGCCGGTGCGGCTTCGGTCCGAATTGCCGCGGGTCCCGTGA